gaaCCAATTTGAATGGCACCAGATACTCACTGGCCTGGGAGGATAACCAACTCCATTTTGTTTAACTGGGTTTCTTGTTGTCACTGTCACTATCATAGCAATGAAATGTACAATAGGTAATTCTCTGCAatcactttctatatatatatacagtttcaaGAGAATCTCTGTAGGCACAAGTCTTAACTGTCTCATGGGAATCAGtatttaaccctcaatattcgactaggaactaaaatccttcgactttgaataacgaagtcgaaggatttagcgcagatagttcaatcaaatgatcgaaggataattccttcgatcgaacgattaaatcctttgaatcgaacgattcgaaggatttaaatccaacgatcgaaggaatattcttcgatcaaaaaaagttagccaagcctatggggaccttccccataggctaacattgacttcggtagcttttcgatggcgaactagggggtcgaagttttttttaaagagacagtacttcgactatggaatggtcgaatagtcgaacgatttttactacgaatccttcgattcgaagtcatagtcgaaggtcgaagtagacccagaaaaacttcaaaattagcagttttttcacttcgaatccttcactcgaagttagtgaatcggccccatagtataTGCAAATAAGTCTAAGCACTTGATAGCAGAAAAGCTTTTGATACACTAAACTGGATGTACATATTGGCCCTCATGGAGATAATAGGACtgggtccaattttattaaaacattaaaaacatattatgCTTGCCCTAGATCCAACTCAACCTGCCCTCCACTAGTCCACTAGTTGACATCTTTATCCAATGTGATACAAGGCAAAGGTGCCCACTTTCACAAGCCCTCCTTGCCCTAGCCATGGAGTTGCTAGTGAGGGAAAAGGTAGACATTCAGGGTCTTAGGGTCAAAGATAACGAAAGAAAACCATCCTTATTTGCTAATGATTTGATGATATTTCTAAGTAAACCATTCACATCTCTACTGTACCTTAAAACTCTTTGATAACATCAACTTTACCATCAACCCAGATACATCTGAAATGCTTCCCTGCAATCTGCCAACGCATACATTGGATTTAACGTGCAGACTGAATACATACATCCCTGGGAGTTAAACTTATACCTCATTTATCTTCAATGTACAAAACCAATTTCCCTCCattaatcaaatcattaaaaCACAATGATAAACACAATATCTGTTGGAATGATAGAATTCATTGTGTTAAAATGGTTCTGTTCTGGTTCTGCCAAATATTCTATATCTTTTTAGGATGCCAAGGCAGCAAGGTTAATAATAGCCAGTAACTGGAAAAACCTGGACTCATATTAagtactttgaaataaataaaaattattgccACCAAAGTATTGACACATTATGGATGACAGTATTTGGCTCACATGGTTGAAATTGACCCCCAACTTTTCTCAGCTCAGCATATGTGAACACTCAATGCCCAACTCAAGGACTAAAAGTTTTGATATAGATAGTTCATATCTTAATTGATTTTCAAAACAATGTAGAACCCAGatgctgcatttattttatttgtttggtttttttttctttctcctttgcaTTACGTTTCATATATCTGCTTTTGAAAATGACTGTGATAATCAGTCCATTTTATATGTATCCACTAAAACAAtccttaaaatttttaaatttaaaaaataatcattaaaaGCTGGCACTAGGATTACGTGGGATAGACTTCAGGTGAAATGTGTTTTGAGGCTAGTAATAAGATCTGAATACAATTTGATGCAGGCTGCAGGTGAGTCCAACATTTTCTAATGGGAACACAAGTGGTCTATACAACTCATTAGTTTAATAagatgatttcattttttaaactcatttaaattcaaatgaattagaaattcgacttggtgaaatttattaataaaatctatttttcaaaatgaaaatgaccaaaaattcgaatcaaattagattcaaattcaaaGATCAAacagtcaggaaggctgcaaacaaatccaaattgatccctggacctttcccattgacttaaacagcaattcggcaggttttaggtggcagatAGTCaaatcaaattcttaaagggccaaattatgataaatctcaaaaatgaaatttaaatcctttaaaaatctcgaatggtcaaattttgacaataaaaaaaaattgaaaatgtaaattcaaattttcgatttgaCCCTTAGGGGatcatttacctagggtcgaatatcgagagttaattaaacctcgatattcaaccgtcgaagtgaaatcatttgacttcgaatattgaagtcgaaggattttccgctattcctacgatcgaaagatcgaaggaataatcgttcgaacgattcgaaggatttaaatccatcgatctaaggatattccttcaatcaggaaattgttaggaagcctatggggaccttcggtaggttttaggttctatgggggaccttcggtaggttttaggtggcgaactagggggtcgaagaaatttttaaatagacagtacttcgactatcgagtggtcgaatagtcgaacgatttttagtttgaatcgttcgattcgaagtcgaaggttgtagtcgaaggtcgaagtagcccattcgatggtctaagtagccatattcgaccattcaaaattcgaactatttttcctctattccttcaatcgaactaagtaaatgggccccttaataaatctgcccactagGTGCTTGATGTAATCTATTTAATATTCTTTGAAGGACATCTCTGATATCTTTACTTCTAAGGCTGTAAATAAGTGGGTTAACCAATGGGGTCACTACTGTGTATAACAGAGACAGAACTTTGCTTATGGTCTGCGATTCTTTTCTGGGGGGAGCCACATAAATAGCAGTTAgagtcccataaaatatggagaccacagtcaagtgggagctgcaggtggagaaggctttttgtctcccggtATTGGACACTATCTTTAGGATTGCATGGGCAATACACATATATGATACAGTGATCAGTATAAAGGGGATGAAAATCACAGGGATAGACTGTAACATAATATTTATATGCACCAGGTAAGTGTCTGAGCAAGAAAGCTCTACTATaggaaataaatcacaaaagaaatggTTAATAGTGTTTTGGTCACAGAACTGTAAGGTAGCCATAATTTTGGCAATAACGAGTACGCCAATGAGGCTAAACAACCATGAAACAAATATTAATGTAACACAAACCCTGTGGGACATTATAGAAGAGTAACGCAGTGGGATACAGATGGCCACATATCTGTCATATGACATTACTGCTAGAAGGAAACACTCAAAAGCTTCTGtcagagaaataaaatacaattggaCCAGACAGTCAACAAAGTATAATGTGGCTccttcatttattacagtttggAGCAGGATGGGGACAATAATTGTTGACTGTAGAAAGTCACATGCAGACAATTGCtggagaaagaagtacatgggggactgGAGGTACCGGCTGGAGGACACCAACACTATGATGAGAACATTCTCCCAAATTATCATAATGTAAATCAGAAGgaacagagagaacaggggaatcttGAAGATATGGAGATTCTGAAATCCCAAGAGAAAAATCTCACTGACCAATGTTTGGTTCTTCATGGACATTTCCTGGAAGGAAAAGTGCATCATAAAAAAGTATTCAGAGCTCAGATGTTGGATTATTAGCTAAACACATTGCCATACTCAACTTGATGAGTATGGCATATTGGTGAGGAGGTAAGAGTAGTTCCATGATTCTCCTGCATCAAAAGGCACAGCCATGCTTGATTCCCAACAGAAGGCAGGAAAGGCTCAGCAACACCAGGCACAACTATTCAGAAGcacaaggagcacattttgattcaaatatgtttaatgaaagGGATCCAACACACAATGCCATACAGTGAAACATGCAGATGTGCAGCAGTGCTTGTGAATGAGCCCTTATGCCTCTGCAAAAATAGACAAACTGAAATATTACTAACGTATTTCCCACAAAACTTgtgaaaaggcgaaaaattcatgaattttgacGACGGCAACAATTCAAATTTGTGCCCGGCGAAGTGCCGCAGAGTGTGGCAAAGTGGTCAGTGGCGAGAAATTTGCCGGTTAATGAATTTGCTCCAAAGATGGTACCGTAAATTGACAACAATTGGCAACACTTGGCAACACTGATAGTAATTAAAGTGCAGGGAATAGTGATGGggaaatttatttgccaggtccaaatttgcggcaaatttccgcattttgccaccggtgaataaaagtttttttgacacacaaattcgttaccactatgctaattcactaaaatgataAGGTGCATCTCAACAGCTGAATGCTAGCGTAACATCGGCAgtgagagcatttcatagtgaattttctctagctttCATTTATATCTAGCAAAACATCGCTAACACTCTTACtcaggttaatttgaatagggcggttaCTTAAAAGTTGTATGaacgtctttaatagtaatgttggtgcaaatgcttaaattggacactttttaaaacaaatgtccaatgagccataataaagacagaagagatcctctaatgccctagacatgagcccacccttatataaatgtggcatgtcacataaacaaaattgtttacacaaatgtttaatagtttggactGTTGAAGACAATCCCGCTCTAagaaagaaaagtcgccagcgcttttaataactttaatgcatttccggcattcaggatatgatgtcactgacatgagattgaggaggatcagtttatcagttcacctggtctgaggtggtaaagtAAACTCAGGAGAaacgtaacgttcagtaaaatttgcactttagtgaatttgagaagTAACGACCGTTCACCAGAGAGAAAAGTTGCCTGGTGTAAACGAATGCAATGGTCttgtttgctagcgaattgtccactacgcctgttagtgatttggcgctgtccctgcggatgtgatttctggtgaattttcgctagcgacggccccatcaccctttagtgaatctgcccctttgtgttttagTATTGGACAATCAAGATCAGTAAATATTTAACATCACATTGCCCCACTATAACAAACAATTTTGGTCTTTGTCTCCACTAATAGAACAAGTCTTGATTTTTAATCTTTGGGTTCCAACAccccccatacctgtgttatGCCTCTGCTTGAATTTTATTAATCCATGAGTGAAATGTCTGATAGTCAATGTCAATATCAATGAACTGGAAGATGTGTTTATTCTTTCTTCCCTGTGACATaagggggaactatcgcgaaattgcaatattaaatttaatatgagcttcatcatactaaacaaaaaacaaaaatctaaaagTAACGAATTACAAATTCTGacccatttctaaaataatcaagttaatctttgTTTTCCCAttcctctcttcatgcagaagttgggagtctgattttaaTGACAGTTGGGAGGTCAAATGCAGCCTTTTCGctgggctccttttgtctagaagatgtataaaACTACAGTCTtttaaaaattcaccagaaaaacTCCCATTCTACATTGGATTTGTTCCAAAGTCAGTTATATTGTTAGATTTTGCTTGTGTTAAGTCAGCTGTAACATATCTGCTAGAAAATGAATCAAAATCTGGTGAACAATTCCTacaagaatgaagagaaagacagaatgaagaaaaacagataacTGGGAGTTAAGATGTTAATATaaactagattatttcagaaacagtacatattttagaaaatgtttgttgtttcagtatgataaagcttaaattaaattttcattttcaggatAGTTCCCATTTTAAGGATAGACAAAGTAGGGTGTCCtagaaaaatgtctttaaatataTTGAACACTTAATTGCTTGAAAATTGCAGAGGGTCCATTTAAAAGACAACCATGAAAGGAACATTGTAGCACCATATTGATAACTGCTGGGAAAAATAATTTAGTGATTTAGTGTTCTgtccatgtataaataaatgtagttgATTGTTTGTTAATTCCTCTTAATTGTCTTTTATAAATCAGACCTGTAAAACATGATTCGAAATAAGTCCGTTTATGAGCACTGTCATCAAGATCTTATGGTGAGAAGGAAGGAGTTGCATCTACACGGATGATACGACTGACATATTCAGTATCAGTTGGCACCATTaagataatataattataaactgTAAGGTTGATACTGTGAGCAACTACAATTCTAGGGGCCGCATAGATTTGGCATCTCTTCCTAGCATGGACTCCCATGGACTCAGGAAACTTGGCTTTTCTTAGGTTCCCATCTgactattttgtttaaaaaaaaaaaaattatgcaaacaaagcagaccaaactcccttccacaaattgaacaaatttatcaataatttttcaagTCTTCCCAAATTAAATTGACTCTGCAATTATCTCTATTAAATAACAAAGAGGATCTGGATAAGATATCAATTCTATTACATCCTATATTTGGACATAAACTTTATTCGGTTAGATATATTGAACTAAATTTATCAGCAGCTAGAAGGGCTATCTTCAAAAAATGGATTGATTTCAAACCGGCAACTCTAAAGGATATGTCCTCTGAATTGAATGCCCTATGCTTTAATGAAGCAATTGACTTTAACttagaaaacattaaaaaccattcaaaattctggtttaaatgtaaactttttaTATCTACACTTTCTCAGACTGATAAAGAGCAGCTGGAAAAGATTCTCTACTCTTCTTAGTTCCAAAGACTTCAAACAAAAGATCTTAGCCAAATCTAGTTAAGCTTTTGTAAACTACAATTTGAactcatatattttgttttgttttctcattttatttttttatttattttcgttTTTATAGCCTAAATCCATTGTATTACATTGTTACTCAAAGTTTTATAATTTCCAAAATCTATGTTTCATGTATTACTTACCTTTTTATCCTATTAAGGATTTTTCTTTCTGTCCTCCATTGTAATTAtcaagtttcaaaaaaaaaaaaaaaaaaaaagaacttagaAATGTACAAATGTACAATGTCCATACATTCTATAATCTGTGGGAATAAAGGAGTTGAATACTGGATTTCCATCACCCTTCCTGCAATACTAGATAAAAGATCAGAAAAAGAGGCTTTCCAGAAACTGAACTAAGTACTTGAGAGTATATTGCATCAGTCTCTATGTTCACATTAAGTTTGATATTTAAGTTCCATTTCCTCTCAACCGATGACTTATTTTGGCATAGCCTTTTGCACTGCTGTCGAGGGATAGTGTTGGCATTGCAGCATTGTTTTTTCTGAATAAATAtcaatcccatctaaaaaaaaagatttttttaaaaaaagagtgcAACAAAATCAAGGGTCAATTAGTATTATACGATTGACACCCTGAAAAttcgactttattggattattggatgaaaatcACAACTGTTTTGGATTATCCAGATCAGATCACagtgtcaagaaacatcttgaggggcatctgccattgacttctacatgaccttaacaggtttatatggagtattttcagatttagattcttagcagctttggggtatgataaatctgtaaaaaagtttttttttccattaaatattacagttttccccctaaaaacttttacaagaaaaaaaatctatttctaatAAATGGGCTTCATAATGTTATTAAAATTTACGTTAAAaggaaaaaactgatttcagaaACTGCTGTTTCATAATTTCTAATAAGATATTTAGCAGCAGGTGAGAGCACTAATGCttggggacatatttattaaaattccaaCTCAATTCTCaagtttgaatatttttataattcaaattttccaagCCCAAAAGTTTGCTATTTATCAGTTGgaaatctgaatgtaaaacttGAAATCAATGGAAggtatattttcaacattcaaactattttattattcaatattttgcattaaaaactgaaattgtaaAACTCAAAGGGATGTATGTTTTTGCAAATTAATATAATAGAGTTCTTTCAGTTTTAAGATTTTtcaaaatcaagcttttttttttacaaaccagGTTTCAGAACAAACTCAGTTGTAACCCATAACTTTCCATTTTAACTGTATTGCATTTCCTAAATCAGATATGTAtagttattatttctttttatatattttctattaaaatttaaaattttttaagcctgaatgtttgatatttaaatgtaaaactttgccAGCTAAAATATGTAAAGGGTTTgtagaaatgaaaatattttcaacattcaagctattttacaattcaatattttgcatttaaagttctttcagttttaaaatttttcaaaatcaagcttttttttttacaatccagGTTTTAGAACAAATTCTGAAAGCAACCCATTACTTTTCATTTTAACTGCATTGAATTTCCTAAATCAGATAAGTAtcgttattatttcttttttttatataaatgcatattttattaacTTAAGTTATAAAAGTCCAGACAGTCAACTGCAATCTATATAAAGAAgcagagaaaaatatttcatcATCAAGGTTATTAACaagatacagatgcagccactttggtttgtctgtttgacacagaataactaaacacagatatcccatttatctcatttaacacagaaaactgcgtcacaacatcccatctaattaaagcattcaccattgttcacaatggtgctttggtatgctaatggaaaggttaaatgcattaaatgagttaagatgactttagataacgcagtttcttcaattaaccatgagtcatgacgcatttatctcacaaatccaagtggcttcatctgtacactTCCTACTGACGTCTATGGTATTGTCTCCATtatgctaacacaatcccaatcATTCATTTCCAATGAAATCA
Above is a genomic segment from Xenopus laevis strain J_2021 chromosome 3L, Xenopus_laevis_v10.1, whole genome shotgun sequence containing:
- the LOC108710675 gene encoding olfactory receptor 11L1-like encodes the protein MSMKNQTLVSEIFLLGFQNLHIFKIPLFSLFLLIYIMIIWENVLIIVLVSSSRYLQSPMYFFLQQLSACDFLQSTIIVPILLQTVINEGATLYFVDCLVQLYFISLTEAFECFLLAVMSYDRYVAICIPLRYSSIMSHRVCVTLIFVSWLFSLIGVLVIAKIMATLQFCDQNTINHFFCDLFPIVELSCSDTYLVHINIMLQSIPVIFIPFILITVSYMCIAHAILKIVSNTGRQKAFSTCSSHLTVVSIFYGTLTAIYVAPPRKESQTISKVLSLLYTVVTPLVNPLIYSLRSKDIRDVLQRILNRLHQAPSGQIY